The Chionomys nivalis chromosome 4, mChiNiv1.1, whole genome shotgun sequence genome contains the following window.
AAGGCAAAGGTCACAATGTTAGGAATGTTGAGAAGTGATGAACTAGAGACTTGGTCAAGGGAGGCCTGCAGGGATTCTAGGGAGCGTAGCTGGTAGGTCAGAGACAAGCAAGAGTCAGGGGCAGGGCCTGCATTGCCTCCTCCAGCTTAGGACAGCCGCTTtgcaaaattatttatatatcctCACTTTGCAAACAAGCCAGCCCGGTTCATAGCAAGTTAAGACGTGGTTTCTAGCCCGGCCtgatggcacaagcctgtaattccagagatTCAGGAGGCCGAGGTAGGAGAATGACAATTCTAAGGCCTACCAACGCCTAGAAAGTTCCAGAACCCCGCTAATTCTTAATCCTTGGGCAAAAGGTAAGCAGTAACCCGAGGGTCCCACGTTGTTCTTGTTTGCTCCATCACGGGCCTCGCTCCTTGGAACAGGTGCAAGTGAGATTCCCAATCATctggggggtggaggcaggaagccGCTGGGCCTTGAAAGCCGGCTGGGTTGGGCCGGGTGCAGAGGCCTAAGGATGGACGACGACCCGTTGCAGGAACGCACTAGACGGCTGTTGACTGACTTCTTGACGTTCTGTGCTCGGGAGCCGGGTGTCCCCGGGTCACCGCCCACATCAGCCGAGGCGGAATTGCTGCGCTCTCTGGCAGCTCGGATGCAACGGCAGCACGAGGCTTTCTTCTCCACCTTCTTTGGCTACCAGGGCAACCGCGTGGAGCTGGTGAGACAGATGGCGGATGGGGTGTTCTCCGATGCCCCAAACTTCAACTGGGGCCGCCTGGTGCTGCTCTTGACCTTCGCGGGGACGCTTCTGGATCAAAACCCTAGCCACGCTACCACGCAGAATGGTGTGAACAATCAAGTGCAAGTGGCCCGAGACTGCCATCTCATCGTGGATTTACTGTGTAATCGGCTCCTGAGACATCATCGCTTGTGGCTGGAGGCTCATGACGGCTGGGTGAGACCACACGCGAAGCGTGGGCgtgatggtgtgtgtgggtgtggggtgcgTTTGGGGTGCTGTGCTAAATGCCTCTCACAGACCAGGAACACTTCAGCTTTACTGTGCAGTccgattttattttcttcctttacttttttttttttttttttttactaaagtcagggtcttaggtagtccaggctggactcattCATAGCCTCCTATAAATATGGTCCTCCTGCTTGCATTCCCGGGGACTACTTACAGGCTATGCTATTATGGATGGGTTGATGTGGTGCGGATGTGGACACCCCCCCCTCCCCGGGGGAAGCCTTTGAACAGGCCAGAAAAACACTCTTTTACAAATGAGCCACGGCCCCAGCCCGAAGATTTCTTTAGAGGCACTCAGACGGCCCTTGCTCAATAGGTCTCATAAAAACCCATTCAGGGGTGACTAGGCACACATGGCATTCCCTACCCCTTGCCCTCGGAACTTTCAGGGAGGGCTTATTAGGTCCGATAAACCCAAGGAGTAGAAAGGGGACTGTGGTCACGCCCAGGCCCTCCAGaacttcctctcctttttctaaCCCTGCAGGAGACTAAAGCCCTAGGGGTTGTGAAATGTCCGTGACCAAGTGTGGCCCCTGACTGGGGTCTTCTGGCCCACTGCCCTTTTCCCTGCTGGGCAGGCTCCTGGCTTTCTGTTGATCCTGAATCTCTGCATTGTAAAAGCTAAAGAGGCAGCTACACAGAGCTACTGGCTAAGGAAAACACCTAGCATGAGAATAAAGTGTGATTGTAGATTGTTAGCGTctgtgaggccttgggttcaatacccagcaccgccagaaaagaaaaaaaaaaaaacctccatccTAGTTTAGCCCACGTGCTGAGCTTGGCCTcaggtttcttcttcctcttcggGGTTGAATCAAAGCTGAAGTGACCCGTGTTGTACTataaatgtaaattattaaaACCTGCTATAAAAAAGCCTGCTGTCAGCAGTCTGCATTTAGACCACCTGAGAAGGAAAGGCGGTGTGATGGGTTAGCGGTAACTCCTGCCCTGTTCCTGCTGTGTGGATCTACCGGCCGGTAGACTGCCTTCAGCTGGGGTTTTGAGAACCCTCTgagccctctcctctccctctctccttcctcactcCTCCTCTCTCCCGATGAGCTCTCAGACTTGGGAGGGTTCAAGAGGAACTGTGAGGCCAGTTTTCTTTTGGGTAAGTTAATACCAAGGAAAGGCAGCATGACGGGCACTGCATGGTGTTCAGGTCTATGGGACAAAGCCGGAATCCCCTCATGGGttccagaggagggaggaggcccCATGCCACTTAGTGGTGAATAAGTGCTTGAAGCTGGGTTGTCACTatttccagagcagccagggcaggGGAAAATGTTGGCTGCTTTGGTTAATGTATGTTCACCATACAGGATTTGCTGGCCATACTTGGGGCCTCAGGGAGCCTGGGGTTGGCAAACTCCCTTTGGGGAAGAGACGCTTACACGTCAAGGGCTCGCTTTCAGTATAGCCTCTGCTATTTCTTCCATCTGAGCTGTGAAGGCAGCGAAAGCAGCTGCTGTGGCAAATATGGCTTGGATACACTCTATACACAAATGTAACCTTCCCAgcctttttgttttggggtggcAGGCATGAATTCAGTCTCTGGTTGCTACATATTAACTTGGGGTGGTGTGGAGTCAGCACATCTCCGGTCTCAAGGTATCTGAGTCAGACTGACGTCTGTGTTGGCACAATGGAAGGATATTGTCCTCGTGAGCCTGCGTCATGTGCTGTACACACAGCAGTCTGGATGAGTTGAGATGGGCAGTGTGCTAAGCAGCGGGGGAGGGGGGTTATGAATTTAAGAATCAAGACAGTTATTAAAGGGGTAGCCACAGGTCTGGTCtgacggggggcggggggggctcGATGAGTTCTGAAACCATTTTGACTTTGATTTGAAGGGGGGGGGGTCGGGTGAATAGAAGACAGACAGGTGCCGTCAAAGGAGGGAGTGCCCAAGGTTtaagtttttcagttttattggAGATTGTGGGGAAGGCGTCAGAAAGTAAAGAGGTTTTTATAGAGTTCTCCTAGATGTCTTTCCTCAGCGTTGAGGTAAAATGTGAGGTGTTGTGAGGCATCTCTGCCATATGGGGCAGTTAGATGATAGCTTCTATGCGAGTTGAACTGTGAACAGATCCTGGGATGTCTGGTAGGCACGTGCCTTTCATTTTATGGCAGGATCTAGAACCTTCATACTAGAGATtggcccagggccttgtgcatgtcaTCACATGCTTGACCGCCGAGGTCCACGCTAGCCTTTCCTgtgaatttttacttatttttattctgtgtggaTGAGTAcctgcatgtgttgtgtgtgccatgtacatgcagtgctcagcgaggccagtagagggcgctAGGTCCCCTGGACCCGGAATTAACCGgaattgtgagctaccacatgagtgctgggatctgaacccaattcctctgcaagagcagccagtgctctcagtgGCTGGGCCACCTCTTCGGCCCCACCTTCTGTGTATCTGGGGCTCAGGTTTGTTCATGGAGAGTCCGTCTAATGCTCCTCGTGTGCCCCTTACAGGATGGCTTTTGCGATTTCTTCAGGAGCCCCTTCCCAGTCATTGTTTGGAGGAGAGTGCTCATCAAGGCTTTTCTGTCCTGCATCATCGCGACGACCATCCTGTATATCTGgaaaaagttttaaagttttaaaattttaaaacgaTTTTACCTGACTGTGACCCGCTAAGGGACCGTTTTAGATGACTGGAGAAGAACTGAGGAAATCCTCCTGCCTAGAGACATTTTTTACCTGCATGCTGCAAGGAGTCCTGGGGTTGCAATGGGGCAGCATTTGGAAGGGGAAGGGGCTCGTCACTAAGTGGGGAAATGGTCTTCTGGGTACCCCAAAGAACTACATCCTTTCCGTAGATGCGCAGCTGTCTGCATCTGGCTGTACGCACACTAGAGCCTCTCCCGTCTGTTTTGGGGTTCTTGAGGAGTTGTTCAGTAGCCAGAATTGCCAGGCAGAAGAACCTAAAGCACCAAAACCCCAGAGCAACGAAGAATGCAATAGAAAACCTTAAGAATTCCTTGGAAATCTATCTTTCTGTGCCTAATTCCCAGGACTTCTGAATTTATAGTGTCCCCCTcgaataaaattttaagtaacttcaaatttttaataaatgtatatacattttTCAAAAAGACTGGCTATTTCTCTAATTCAGCAAGACTTTTGTTCTTGGGAGAAACTTCAATTGATGACAGTGTGCCCAGGGTTTGGTTTATATTGCTGTATGTGGggggtagtttttatttttataatgtatattcATGTTATGCTTGTATgtttatctgtgtaccacatatgtggcTAGTGCCTCTGAGGCCaaaagatggtgtcagatccctggaacaggagttatagacggctgtgagcaccatgtgggtgctgggaatcgaacacgggtcctctggaagaacagccagtgcactCTCTCCAGCCTTAACAAGGCTTTGCTTTAAACATTTAATCTACACGAAAGTTCTTAAAtcatttctctttccccctccactCTCCAGCCCACTCAAACCCTGCAGGGTGGTGGGCACTGTGCCCCTCAAGCCTCCCTGGCCATCATTaacctgcattcacacacacacacagcttctggATGGAGATGTAGGTCTCAGGGATCCAttttgggtcatcaggcttggtggcaaatacttttacctaccaagccatctcaccagctaaactacatttattatttgtttttagttatagttttatttgtttttagttatagtgtgtgtgtgtttgcgtgtgcacCACAGTACAaattggaggtcagaagacaacttacaggagctggttctctgcTTTCACAGTGCAGttccctgggatcaaactcaggtcattaacTTTATGACAATCACCTTTACCTGCTCAGGTAGCTCTCTGGCCTTCTCTTccatgagattcctggggaaattctaATTCTGGGGAGTCCCTGAAGGAGGGAAATCAGGGCCCATGTGGCAGAAGTgggggggtcttttttttttttttgagacctttCTGAGAACGGGGGAAGAGTGCAAGCCTACAGGTAGACCGATTCCCAGGCAGTAGGCCGGGAAGAGGGTGATGAACAGCACTTGGCACCCATGGCCCCTTTGTTGTGTGCTCTCCGCTCCCCCAGGTGAGTCTGTTAGCTAGAGAGTCACAGTGCCTCAGTAGGTGCCTGCCTGTAACAGTGAGGGGGGAGGGACTGCTGCAAATATCGTGGCCTGGGCAGAGGCTGGATTCTAACATCACATTCTGACAGTTCACTTCTTTGTATTTGCATGGAGATAAAACTCACACAAGACAAAATTCTCAGCATTTTAAAGCACGTCCTTCAGTGGGTTTTACACAGGATTGCACACCCCTCGCCCTTTAATTCCCTCACTCAGAACCCCACACCGTCAACACTTCCaagcctcccctccccagcaACCGCTAAGctaccttctgcctctggagCTGCCTCTTCTGGACACTGCACGTAACTGGAAGCAGACAGCTCAGGGCTTTTTGTGTCTGGTTTCTTGTTTAGCCCAGTGTTTTCCAGGCTTCTGCAGCATGTCAGGACTTCTCTCCTGCTCAAGGCTAATGCTGCATCATGCTTACCACACACAGAGAGCCGGAATGTGGGTGGCTCTCCCTGGTTGCCTAGTGTGAATGCGGTTCTCTGAGCGTGCTTTTACGTGATTTTTGCAGACTTTCAGCACTCCTGGGTGCAAGCCTAGGTGGGATTGTTGGGCCCCATGATAACTGTAGGCTTAGCGTGCAGCAGAGCCATGAAACTGTTCTTGGCAGCTGCCCCGCTCAGCATTCCCACCAGAAAGACGTGGGGTTCCAACTCCTTTCATGGTGAAACCCCAGGGTAGCAAAGGGAAAATGGGGAGAACTACCTGAGCAAGATCTGGGGAAGCACAATTTGGGCGTTTAAAATACAACAGACGGCTTCTGCCTCCTTGGCTTCCCAGACACCATGCAGCCACAACCCTGACTTGGTGGGACCAGTGTCATCAGCCCTTCTCTGCAGCCACGTAGGGCTTCTGCAGATCCATCCTTTGGCACTTTCTGCCCTGGGGCCTTTATGCCTGGCCTTGTGCCCATCAGCTGTTATTTACAGACTCTGCTCAAATGGCAAAAAGTATCAGTTTGTGGGATTTTTAAGATTCTATGtctttatgtgcatgtgtctgtatctgtgtgtatatatgtgtatgggtacCCATGGGGACGAAAAGAGGGGTTTGGAtcccttggacctggagttataggcagttgcaAGCTTCCAGAACCAAGCTTCCGTCATCTGCAAGCGCAACAGGCATGCTTACCAGCTGCACATCTCCTTTTAAAGTTTGTTTATTATTCTTGTATATATGTTAATTGTGTATTAATTGGGAGGGTACAGGGGGCAAgcaccacagcatgcatgtggaggtcagaggacaaccttgtggagttgcttttctttctcctccctttatgtgggttccagcgGCCAGGCTTGCCAGTAAGTGCCTGTGGccactgagccgcctctccagccccagtttgtATTTTGTGGTTATGCCTCTCTTAAGAGTTGAATTCGGTAAAATTGAAAATGCAAATAAGGAGCCCAGGggatggcttactgggtaaaagtgcttggTATTCAGCCTGGATCTAACCTAaggtcagatccccagaactacaaaagccagatgtggtgtgTGTCTGCACCCCTACTCCCGagtacaggaggcagagacagaactcCCCAGAAGTCAGTAGGCCAACTAGTCTGGAGTCCAAATTTACCTAACAAGACCTTCCTGcaaacaaggcagaaggaaagaactggtgCCTgaggtcctctgacttccacgtgcgTGCCATCAAACGCAcagatccacacacacacatcatatacacatgaCAAGCATTTTTAAGtgaataataattataaataaaaaaaaatgaagccagggatgatggagatgtagctcagttggaaaACTGCCTGCCCAGGGTGCAGAGATtctggattcagtccccagcagtATGCACACTGGGTGTGTGGTGGCTGATACAGGGGAGggtcagaaactcaaggtcatcctaagCTAGCCTACGACACAGGAAGCCCTGACTTAAAAATAGTGATAAATGTTTTAACAAGGAAGGTTACAAAGCTGGGGGTGGgatagtggcacacatctgtatttgcttcagcattccagaggctgaggcagcctgggctccagGGCGAGTTAAAAACTGCCCGGGGATAGGtagcctctgtctcaaaaccaaaaatgaatgaatgactgaataaagaggtaaattttaaaatgtttccttagGCCAGCAATAGATCTAGCAGACTGCACATTAGAATCTCAGGCTTTTCAACTTAGGCTGCCTCCACCCGCCTGCCTCAGGGATTCATTGGCTCAGGGGAAGCATGGCGTGAAGAAGCTCTCAAAGTCCCCTTGTGACTCTAATGTGAAGGCAGGGCTGTGCTCCAGGGTTTTGAACAACTTATATTAACCGAATAACTGACCCCTAACTGTTATGATGAACCCTGCAACCCTGCTCCTTTTGAGCCTAACCAGGTTCCTTGGCGCCGACAAGATTTCAATCACATTTTAAGATACTTAAGGGTGTCCACTGTGAATTAGCTGAGGGTCTTTTCCCCTAAAAAAATTCTATGTAATTTAATTGAAAGAATCAAACAGTTCAAAATGGTGTGTTACAAAAAATGACAGGATCTATCATTTCTTGCCAGCCAGTTCCACAGAAAACTTCCTGTTCTTCTTGTGGGTTATTTTCCTTTCCGCCTcgatctttatttttgttttgttttattctgagatggggtcttatgttttgttttattctgagatGGGGTCTTGAACTTGATCTGTTGCCAACAATGACTTTGCTTTCCGTtcagcttctacctcccaagtgctaactAGGGTTGCAGATGCTACCACCACACCCAAACAGCTCCTATGTCTTTAAATAGACGGCTTTTCTTGATTTTCAGTTTGAGACATTATCTTTATACTCCCAACCCATCTCTTGGCATCCCTAGCCCCACCCAAGGTAATTATATCATAATTTCACTTCGATCACTATTCATCATCCATATCATGAATTCTCATGCTATGCTGAACTGAACCATGTAATCGGCTGAGGTTATTTCTTTCTCACACTGTGCATCCTTGAGTTAATAATTGCCTTAATCTTTCTTACTTGATTAGTTTTGGGCTAGTTTTGGATAAACTTTTTTATGGCCCATCTTTGAGTTCTCTAATAGTTGTGGAAATCTCTTCTGCAGACATTCCTTCCCATTAGGTTTCTCGCGTTTGATCTTGCAGG
Protein-coding sequences here:
- the Bcl2l10 gene encoding bcl-2-like protein 10, whose protein sequence is MDDDPLQERTRRLLTDFLTFCAREPGVPGSPPTSAEAELLRSLAARMQRQHEAFFSTFFGYQGNRVELVRQMADGVFSDAPNFNWGRLVLLLTFAGTLLDQNPSHATTQNGVNNQVQVARDCHLIVDLLCNRLLRHHRLWLEAHDGWDGFCDFFRSPFPVIVWRRVLIKAFLSCIIATTILYIWKKF